A section of the Petrimonas sulfuriphila genome encodes:
- a CDS encoding DUF4919 domain-containing protein yields the protein MKKLTIMAVLAFCSITLFAQYDGPTAPDYKLIERNINNSSSNFNYSNLMERYKLGDSTMTVDEQRHLYFGYVFQPSYNPADTSQYNARMATVLNKQHFSDRDYDDVLQFADALLAEDPFNMRALNAKLLVYAQKNNVDAYKKTAQQRNIVQRAIISSGDGMLKSTPYYVIKVSHEYDLLGFLGFKFGGQDKIEKNCDCNSLTLAPNRFGVDKMYFNISPTFDYVKRKGSGKI from the coding sequence ATGAAAAAATTAACGATCATGGCTGTGCTTGCCTTTTGTAGCATAACACTTTTTGCACAATATGACGGCCCAACCGCACCCGATTATAAATTAATTGAACGGAACATAAACAACAGTTCTTCCAACTTCAATTATTCCAATTTGATGGAACGCTATAAACTGGGAGACTCTACGATGACAGTGGATGAACAGCGTCATTTGTATTTTGGTTATGTTTTTCAACCATCGTACAATCCGGCTGATACGTCGCAGTACAATGCCCGGATGGCCACCGTTCTTAACAAACAGCATTTTTCAGACCGGGATTATGATGACGTATTGCAGTTTGCCGATGCTTTACTGGCAGAAGATCCGTTTAACATGCGGGCCTTAAACGCCAAATTATTGGTTTATGCGCAAAAAAATAATGTGGATGCATACAAAAAAACAGCTCAACAAAGAAACATTGTACAACGAGCTATTATCAGCTCGGGCGATGGAATGTTGAAGTCGACCCCTTATTACGTGATAAAGGTTTCTCACGAATACGACTTGTTGGGCTTTTTAGGTTTTAAGTTCGGAGGCCAGGATAAAATCGAGAAAAACTGCGACTGCAACTCCTTGACGCTTGCCCCCAACCGGTTTGGGGTGGATAAAATGTACTTCAATATTTCGCCTACTTTCGATTATGTCAAACGAAAAGGAAGCGGGAAGATTTAA
- a CDS encoding DUF4922 domain-containing protein, protein MQLQRKIDQLFIEQQRDWEQLRAGTEQLDHINVKEFNWGNELKVDIQFNPSRIESVSAKVDKSNIEKRPCFLCEKNRPKVQSGIPFLDKYIILLNPFPILRNHLTITLHSHVPQRIRKKTGDMLTLAELLPDYIVFYNGPKCGASAPDHFHLQAGLKSPILMAGENELRSCLVIESTSKSEVEERFEDVYQYLHSRQPEEEEPLFNLIAFVENNRYVLHIFPRKAHRPRQFYEEGKRQLLVSPGAIDMAGLIITVREEDFNKIRKEEIVDIYSQVSMPII, encoded by the coding sequence ATGCAACTTCAACGAAAAATAGATCAACTTTTTATTGAACAGCAAAGGGATTGGGAACAACTGAGAGCTGGCACAGAACAGCTTGATCACATAAACGTAAAAGAATTCAATTGGGGGAACGAACTAAAAGTGGACATCCAGTTCAATCCATCTCGCATTGAATCTGTATCTGCTAAGGTGGACAAGAGCAATATCGAAAAACGGCCCTGTTTCTTATGCGAGAAAAACCGTCCAAAAGTTCAGTCGGGAATCCCGTTTCTCGATAAGTACATCATTCTCCTCAATCCCTTTCCTATCTTACGTAACCACCTGACCATTACACTACACTCGCACGTTCCTCAGCGTATCCGTAAAAAAACAGGCGACATGCTGACGCTTGCCGAGCTTCTGCCAGACTACATTGTCTTCTATAACGGGCCAAAGTGCGGGGCATCGGCACCCGATCACTTTCACTTGCAGGCAGGGTTAAAGTCCCCCATACTGATGGCCGGAGAAAACGAACTTCGATCGTGTCTGGTTATTGAAAGTACTTCGAAATCAGAGGTGGAAGAACGTTTCGAAGATGTGTACCAATACCTGCACAGCCGACAGCCCGAAGAGGAAGAACCTTTGTTCAATCTCATTGCATTTGTTGAAAATAACCGCTACGTGCTGCATATTTTTCCTCGTAAGGCTCACCGTCCCAGGCAATTTTATGAAGAAGGCAAACGGCAGCTGCTTGTCAGCCCGGGCGCCATTGATATGGCTGGACTGATCATCACGGTACGTGAAGAAGATTTTAATAAAATCAGAAAAGAAGAGATAGTAGACATTTACTCCCAGGTTTCGATGCCGATAATATAA